In the Pseudanabaena sp. PCC 7367 genome, one interval contains:
- a CDS encoding IS630 family transposase (programmed frameshift), whose amino-acid sequence MPKRYIVRLSKEEREELQNLVSTGKAAAYKIKHANILLNIDINGQNWTDAEAAATFSCHRNTVANLRQRLIEGGLESALARKPRQSAPRPHVCDGESEAKLIALRCSEPPAGHARWTLRLLADKAVELEIVPAICHETVRQVLKKNELKPHLRQQYVIPPEQNADFVAHMEDVLEIYHQPYDSKHPVICMDEKPVQLVKQTRIPLPAKSGQPELVDYEYERNGTANIFLFTEPLAGWRKAVVSERRTSVDWAIEIQRLLEQDYADCETVILVCDNLNIHKLASLYQAFAPSTARRLVERLEIHHTPKHGSWLNIAEIELSALTRQCLDRRIPDRETLEQETSAWFIERNHLQKSVDWQFTTADARIRLKRLYPQIES is encoded by the exons ATGCCTAAACGCTATATCGTCCGTTTGAGCAAGGAAGAGCGCGAAGAGCTGCAAAATCTTGTGTCTACTGGTAAGGCCGCCGCCTATAAAATCAAACATGCCAACATTCTGTTAAATATCGATATAAATGGCCAGAACTGGACAGATGCGGAAGCCGCCGCCACCTTTAGTTGCCATCGCAATACAGTAGCCAACCTGCGTCAACGATTGATTGAAGGAGGTTTAGAGTCGGCCTTGGCACGCAAACCTCGCCAAAGTGCGCCACGACCACACGTATGTGATGGAGAGTCGGAGGCAAAGCTAATAGCCTTACGTTGTAGCGAACCACCTGCTGGTCATGCTCGCTGGACATTGCGATTGCTTGCTGATAAAGCGGTGGAGTTAGAAATTGTACCAGCTATTTGTCACGAGACCGTGCGACAAGTGCTGA AAAAAAACGAACTGAAACCACATCTACGTCAACAGTATGTGATTCCACCTGAGCAAAATGCCGATTTTGTTGCTCATATGGAAGATGTACTAGAGATTTATCACCAACCCTATGATTCTAAGCATCCGGTAATTTGCATGGATGAAAAACCGGTGCAATTGGTTAAACAAACACGCATTCCATTGCCGGCTAAATCAGGACAACCAGAGTTGGTAGATTATGAATATGAGCGCAATGGCACCGCTAATATTTTCTTGTTTACAGAACCTTTGGCCGGTTGGCGTAAAGCAGTTGTGAGTGAACGCAGAACCTCAGTTGATTGGGCGATCGAAATTCAACGCTTACTTGAACAAGACTACGCCGATTGCGAGACTGTCATTTTGGTATGTGACAATTTGAACATTCACAAACTTGCCTCGCTCTATCAGGCCTTTGCTCCGTCCACTGCGCGTCGGTTGGTCGAACGGCTAGAAATTCACCATACGCCCAAACATGGAAGTTGGCTAAATATTGCCGAAATCGAGCTGTCTGCACTAACCCGACAATGTCTGGATCGACGGATCCCAGATCGAGAAACTCTTGAACAAGAAACATCAGCTTGGTTCATTGAGCGTAATCATTTGCAGAAGTCGGTAGATTGGCAATTCACAACTGCAGATGCTCGTATTCGCCTTAAGCGACTTTACCCACAAATTGAAAGCTGA